A genomic segment from Gilvibacter sp. SZ-19 encodes:
- a CDS encoding diadenylate cyclase yields MDLLDIRVIDIVDIVLVAALLFYLYRLVKGTVAINIFIGIVILYTVWKFTELLEMELFSKILGGFLGAGVFALIVVFQQEIRKFLLMVGSTNFKARKKFFKQFKLNNTGDSVSTNVQDILAACKKMGAQYAGALIVIERNTNLDFVKNTGDRMNAEVNQPIIESIFFKNSPLHDGAMVIEGNTITATRVILPVSNDRNIPLRFGLRHRAAIGITEKTDALCLVVSEENGQISYIKDGEFIAYDNFEALGEIIRTDLS; encoded by the coding sequence TTGGACCTCTTAGACATCCGTGTTATTGATATTGTAGACATCGTCTTGGTGGCGGCGCTGCTGTTTTACCTCTACCGCTTGGTAAAAGGAACGGTTGCGATCAACATATTCATAGGGATCGTGATTCTCTATACAGTATGGAAGTTTACAGAACTTCTAGAGATGGAACTCTTTAGCAAGATCCTCGGTGGATTCTTAGGAGCTGGAGTTTTTGCCCTTATTGTCGTTTTTCAGCAGGAGATCCGCAAATTCTTACTAATGGTAGGTTCAACCAACTTTAAGGCCCGCAAGAAATTCTTCAAACAATTCAAACTAAACAACACCGGTGATTCTGTCAGTACCAATGTGCAGGATATACTAGCGGCCTGTAAAAAAATGGGAGCTCAATATGCCGGAGCATTAATAGTGATAGAACGCAATACCAATCTGGACTTTGTAAAGAATACAGGAGACCGCATGAATGCAGAGGTAAATCAGCCAATTATAGAAAGTATATTCTTTAAGAACAGCCCGCTGCACGACGGCGCCATGGTTATAGAAGGAAATACTATTACAGCTACTCGCGTGATCTTACCGGTATCCAACGACAGAAACATCCCCTTAAGATTTGGCCTGAGGCATCGCGCTGCCATAGGTATAACAGAAAAAACGGACGCTTTATGCCTTGTGGTCTCAGAAGAGAACGGGCAGATCAGTTACATTAAAGACGGGGAATTCATAGCTTACGACAATTTTGAAGCCCTCGGCGAAATCATCAGAACCGATTTAAGCTAA
- a CDS encoding DUF1599 domain-containing protein, with the protein MAQTAMQYDAVIAQCRSLFIKKMKDYGSAWRILRLPSLTDQIFIKAQRIRSLQQNEQRKVDEGEAPEFIGIINYCVMALVQLELGVVEQPDLNLDQAVSQYDEKIAITKQLMLDKNHDYGEAWRDMRVSSLTDLILQKLLRVKQIEDNQGKTLVSEGIDANYQDMINYAVFALIHMGHAQAATEV; encoded by the coding sequence ATGGCCCAAACAGCAATGCAATACGATGCGGTTATCGCCCAATGCAGAAGCTTGTTCATTAAGAAAATGAAAGATTACGGTAGTGCTTGGCGCATATTAAGATTGCCGTCGCTGACCGATCAGATCTTTATCAAAGCCCAGCGCATTCGCAGCTTGCAACAAAACGAGCAGCGCAAGGTCGATGAGGGAGAAGCGCCAGAATTCATCGGGATCATCAATTACTGTGTGATGGCTTTGGTTCAGCTGGAATTAGGGGTGGTAGAACAACCCGATCTCAACCTGGATCAGGCTGTGAGTCAATACGACGAAAAGATCGCTATCACCAAGCAATTGATGCTTGACAAGAACCACGATTATGGTGAAGCTTGGCGTGACATGCGCGTGAGCTCCCTTACGGACCTTATCCTTCAGAAACTACTGCGCGTAAAGCAGATAGAGGACAATCAAGGTAAGACCTTGGTGTCAGAAGGAATAGACGCCAATTATCAGGACATGATCAATTATGCGGTCTTTGCGCTCATTCATATGGGACATGCCCAGGCTGCGACCGAAGTTTAA
- the folP gene encoding dihydropteroate synthase, producing the protein MIPNWKSINCKGQLISLEEPQVMGIINVTPDSFYNGGANLEVQKAVQTATAMLHAGARFLDVGGYSSRPGADDITSQAETQRVIPVIEAILKAHPEALISVDTFRSEVAREAIRAGAAMVNDISGGHLDTQMLPTIAELQVPYIMMHMRGTPQTMKSLTEYNNLILEIKEYFATQLHSARALGINDVIIDPGFGFAKTVEQNYQLLDRIQELNDLNCAILVGVSRKSMIYRTLDTTAQNALNGTTALNAWALDRGANILRVHDVAEAVECIKLHKALSASRQ; encoded by the coding sequence ATGATCCCAAACTGGAAATCCATAAACTGTAAAGGCCAATTGATATCCTTAGAAGAACCGCAAGTTATGGGGATCATCAACGTGACCCCAGATTCCTTTTATAACGGCGGAGCCAATCTAGAAGTTCAAAAAGCTGTGCAAACTGCCACAGCAATGCTCCATGCCGGAGCTAGATTCTTGGATGTTGGCGGCTATTCCTCAAGACCTGGCGCAGATGACATTACTTCGCAAGCAGAAACACAGCGTGTTATTCCAGTCATTGAAGCCATTTTAAAAGCACATCCAGAGGCCCTTATCAGTGTGGACACCTTTAGAAGCGAAGTGGCACGGGAGGCTATTAGAGCTGGTGCAGCGATGGTAAATGATATTAGCGGCGGGCATTTGGACACGCAGATGTTACCTACTATTGCAGAGTTGCAAGTGCCCTACATCATGATGCATATGCGAGGCACGCCACAGACTATGAAGTCGCTTACCGAGTATAACAACCTCATCTTGGAGATCAAAGAATACTTTGCTACCCAGCTCCACAGCGCTCGCGCGCTGGGGATCAATGACGTGATCATTGATCCTGGGTTTGGCTTTGCCAAAACCGTGGAGCAGAATTACCAGCTGCTAGACAGGATACAAGAACTGAACGACTTGAATTGCGCCATACTTGTAGGTGTTTCTAGAAAATCAATGATCTACAGAACCTTAGACACCACTGCTCAAAATGCCTTAAATGGCACTACAGCCTTAAATGCCTGGGCCTTAGATAGAGGCGCCAATATCTTGAGAGTACACGATGTAGCTGAGGCTGTGGAATGTATAAAACTCCATAAAGCCCTGTCGGCATCGCGCCAATAA